From the genome of Streptomyces virginiae, one region includes:
- a CDS encoding DNA polymerase Y family protein — MDDEQREPVGAGSPILHLRCPVDVDPVAYRLLLGLVADVTPVVQAVPPSVLVADVSGSIRFFDRDPADLGLMIRARAMALYGLPVVIGVGPTWSVAAMASRDAARCGLVAVGSAPEQVAAFLHHRPVGELYGIGRAQEQRLVQFGVHTIGLLAQLPEASVQRVLGGRAGRQLREVARGIDRRVVVPTELPHSTAAQRRFALDTLSPEAVRAALLSLAVELGDRLRNRRQAARTITMTVTLADRSQVHRSRQLPGGPSAHTEDLRDTAYEMYRALGFQRARVRGIALRCEQLVDAAAVAEQLSFDQGRDRRLRAEKAIDLLNARFGSGTVGPAASYRQAG; from the coding sequence GTGGACGACGAGCAGAGGGAACCGGTGGGCGCCGGCTCCCCGATCCTGCATCTGCGCTGCCCCGTGGACGTGGACCCGGTGGCGTACCGGCTGCTCCTCGGCCTGGTGGCGGACGTGACACCGGTGGTGCAGGCCGTCCCGCCGTCGGTCCTGGTCGCGGACGTCTCGGGCAGCATCAGATTCTTCGACCGGGATCCGGCCGACCTCGGGCTGATGATCCGGGCCCGGGCGATGGCGCTGTACGGGCTGCCGGTTGTGATCGGAGTCGGCCCGACGTGGTCGGTGGCCGCGATGGCCTCCCGGGATGCCGCGCGATGCGGCCTGGTCGCCGTCGGCTCGGCGCCGGAGCAGGTGGCCGCGTTCCTGCACCACCGGCCGGTCGGGGAGCTCTACGGCATCGGGCGCGCCCAGGAGCAGCGCCTGGTTCAGTTCGGCGTGCACACGATCGGCCTGCTGGCGCAGCTGCCGGAGGCGTCCGTGCAGCGGGTGCTCGGCGGGCGGGCGGGCCGGCAGCTGCGCGAGGTGGCCCGCGGCATCGACCGCCGGGTGGTGGTGCCGACGGAGCTGCCGCACAGCACGGCCGCGCAGCGTCGGTTCGCCCTTGACACCCTGTCCCCCGAGGCGGTCCGTGCGGCGCTGCTGTCGCTGGCGGTCGAGCTCGGCGACCGGCTGCGGAACCGGCGGCAGGCGGCCAGGACGATCACGATGACTGTCACCTTGGCCGACCGCTCCCAGGTCCACCGCAGCCGCCAGCTGCCCGGCGGGCCGAGCGCGCACACCGAGGATCTGCGCGACACCGCGTACGAGATGTACCGGGCGCTGGGCTTCCAGCGGGCCCGGGTACGTGGCATCGCGCTGCGCTGCGAGCAGCTGGTCGACGCGGCGGCCGTCGCCGAGCAGCTCTCCTTCGACCAGGGCCGCGACCGGCGGCTGCGGGCGGAGAAGGCGATCGACCTGCTCAACGCGCGTTTCGGTTCTGGCACGGTGGGGCCGGCGGCCAGCTACCGGCAGGCCGGCTGA
- a CDS encoding NUDIX hydrolase: MSETENEPIYTADVVALTPSGEVVLIERDRPPFEAAWALPGGHVGAGEAPFVAAARELAEETGVHVAVGNLHQIGVWDQVGRDPRGTYVTFAYMVIVPDGTPATAGDDARTARWWPAKDLPENLAFDHADIISVALTPNS; encoded by the coding sequence ATGTCCGAGACCGAGAACGAGCCCATCTACACGGCCGACGTCGTCGCTCTGACCCCCAGCGGCGAGGTCGTGCTGATCGAGCGCGACCGGCCGCCCTTCGAAGCCGCCTGGGCGCTCCCGGGAGGTCATGTGGGCGCCGGAGAAGCGCCCTTCGTGGCGGCCGCCCGCGAGCTCGCCGAGGAGACCGGTGTCCATGTGGCCGTCGGCAATCTCCACCAGATCGGCGTCTGGGACCAGGTCGGCCGCGACCCGCGCGGCACCTACGTCACGTTCGCGTACATGGTCATCGTCCCCGACGGCACTCCGGCCACCGCCGGGGACGACGCCCGCACCGCTCGCTGGTGGCCCGCGAAGGATCTGCCGGAGAACCTGGCGTTCGACCACGCCGACATCATCAGCGTGGCCCTGACGCCCAACTCCTGA
- a CDS encoding nucleoside 2-deoxyribosyltransferase domain-containing protein has product MSVNLVMAREPIPAGPSVFLAGPTPDKSAPVPSWRPGAADALAAQWAGAHPLTVLSPESRHGRRADRYETQVDWETDARAAASAILFWIPRDLKTMPAMTTNVEFGLDVSTGRAVLGCPPDCPNPERNRYLIYVARRHGVPVRTTLTDTVAAALALVTSGC; this is encoded by the coding sequence ATGAGCGTCAACCTGGTCATGGCCCGCGAACCCATCCCGGCCGGCCCGTCCGTCTTCCTCGCCGGACCCACCCCCGACAAGAGCGCACCGGTCCCGTCCTGGCGGCCCGGCGCCGCCGACGCCCTGGCCGCGCAGTGGGCCGGCGCCCACCCCCTGACCGTCCTGAGCCCCGAGTCCCGGCACGGCCGGCGCGCCGACCGCTACGAGACCCAAGTCGACTGGGAGACCGACGCCCGCGCCGCGGCCAGCGCGATCCTCTTCTGGATCCCCCGCGACCTGAAGACGATGCCGGCCATGACCACCAACGTGGAGTTCGGCCTGGACGTGTCGACGGGCCGGGCGGTCCTCGGCTGCCCGCCCGACTGCCCCAACCCCGAGCGCAACCGATACCTGATCTACGTGGCCCGCCGCCACGGTGTGCCGGTGCGCACCACCCTGACCGACACCGTCGCGGCCGCCCTCGCGCTCGTCACCAGCGGCTGCTGA
- a CDS encoding DUF6233 domain-containing protein — protein sequence MPAGRDIDWLLPPDIERLRTLERWCLVLLELIRGRIAEIERRDRVSEAARSGPAVTPLNEWKLEYPIGKGQSRMLVHTADCRLASGRTRPTTREQALDALRQPHVEACSICPAALELGITDP from the coding sequence ATGCCCGCCGGACGCGACATCGACTGGCTCCTCCCGCCCGACATCGAGCGACTGCGGACGCTGGAACGGTGGTGCCTGGTGCTGCTGGAGCTGATCCGCGGCCGCATCGCGGAGATCGAGCGCCGGGACCGCGTCAGCGAAGCTGCCCGGAGCGGGCCGGCCGTCACCCCACTGAACGAATGGAAGCTGGAGTACCCGATCGGCAAAGGGCAGTCGCGCATGCTCGTCCACACCGCGGACTGCCGCCTCGCCTCAGGACGTACACGACCCACCACACGGGAGCAGGCACTCGACGCCCTTCGCCAGCCCCACGTCGAAGCCTGCTCGATCTGCCCCGCCGCCCTAGAGCTCGGCATCACCGACCCCTGA
- a CDS encoding Pycsar system effector family protein — MEQTRQLSQAAPTEARLAQARTEVIAEMGRTDAKASALLTVLSLPLAVLVAAVPDHDLPVAATVAAGIGAAALAAAMLLVLLIVRPRLGGDVSGSYLHWATCTPEQAAADIATDRSAERIVVLSRIAARKFRALRLAIDMTAGAVALLVLAGLITLAV, encoded by the coding sequence ATGGAGCAGACCCGGCAGTTATCGCAGGCAGCCCCCACCGAGGCGCGCCTGGCCCAGGCCCGCACCGAGGTGATCGCGGAGATGGGCAGGACCGATGCCAAGGCGTCGGCGCTCCTGACCGTACTCAGCCTCCCCCTCGCCGTCCTGGTCGCCGCTGTCCCCGACCACGACCTCCCCGTCGCCGCCACCGTCGCCGCCGGCATCGGCGCGGCCGCCCTGGCCGCCGCGATGCTCCTGGTCCTGCTGATCGTCCGCCCCCGCCTCGGCGGCGACGTCAGCGGCTCCTACCTTCACTGGGCGACCTGCACGCCCGAGCAGGCCGCCGCCGACATCGCCACCGACCGCAGCGCCGAGCGGATCGTGGTCCTCTCCCGCATCGCCGCCCGGAAGTTCCGCGCGCTCCGGCTCGCCATCGACATGACCGCCGGTGCCGTCGCCCTGCTGGTCCTCGCAGGGCTCATCACCCTCGCTGTCTGA
- a CDS encoding NUDIX hydrolase — MVAGTGQDRRVLLITRDDIQVEAIPGGMVDPGETAPAALVRELREETGVDLSGHRPVILGQDLVDDWRASDHAWVASTSALYLLPATVTAIAADDALDANWWPFSSLDQLDTEITAAGRTLYTAHRPLLQRALDYLNQ, encoded by the coding sequence GTGGTCGCGGGCACCGGCCAGGACCGCCGTGTCCTGCTGATCACCCGGGACGACATCCAGGTGGAGGCGATCCCCGGCGGCATGGTGGACCCGGGCGAGACCGCACCGGCCGCCCTCGTCCGGGAGCTGCGCGAGGAAACCGGCGTCGACCTGTCCGGCCACCGGCCGGTCATCCTCGGCCAGGACCTCGTAGACGACTGGCGAGCCTCGGACCACGCCTGGGTCGCGTCCACCAGCGCGCTCTACCTGCTGCCCGCCACGGTGACCGCCATCGCCGCCGACGACGCCCTCGACGCCAACTGGTGGCCGTTCAGCTCCCTCGACCAGCTCGACACCGAGATCACAGCCGCCGGACGCACCCTCTACACCGCGCACCGGCCCCTCCTGCAGCGCGCCCTCGACTACCTCAACCAGTAA
- a CDS encoding DUF6292 family protein: MIRAGRLQYVQTMADLAAALGKALVTVRNQKPYAAEGHPAPISSPKARNQLWDAEQTKAYYAGEPIPELPQADDDEDLLDRHEAAELLGIAPVTWNTYKRDPELVAGVVLVPKGPKGTEHWPRRLVLAYKNSRPGRGAGGGRREGSGDMIPRDEILPRIAELLDADPAVTVETVSDTLGITKFPTAQSGLATLRGRRIADLIEKQPGLDPKDAATQLGYPNITHRGAITVAERELRARSAQPYLQHTADVLAAAGIAQQAQVEMRQLDGEHVAAAVLLNTDQPAAAVVWDDRSGWRTSTSRRHPIGKATDTPPEGEGIRYLGSGLRPEPEELLAALRDGRKGTKRPHTNP, encoded by the coding sequence ATGATCCGCGCCGGACGCCTGCAGTATGTCCAGACCATGGCCGACCTGGCCGCCGCCCTCGGCAAGGCACTCGTCACCGTCCGCAACCAGAAGCCCTACGCGGCGGAAGGCCACCCGGCGCCGATCAGCTCGCCCAAGGCCCGCAACCAGCTCTGGGACGCGGAGCAGACCAAGGCCTACTACGCCGGCGAGCCCATCCCCGAGCTGCCCCAGGCCGACGACGACGAGGACCTCCTGGACCGCCACGAGGCCGCCGAACTGCTCGGCATCGCCCCCGTGACCTGGAACACCTACAAGCGCGACCCCGAGCTGGTCGCCGGTGTGGTCCTTGTGCCCAAGGGCCCCAAAGGCACCGAGCACTGGCCCCGCCGCCTGGTCCTCGCGTACAAGAACAGCCGTCCCGGGCGCGGCGCCGGCGGCGGCCGCCGCGAGGGCAGCGGCGACATGATCCCCCGCGACGAGATCCTGCCCCGGATCGCCGAGCTCCTGGACGCCGACCCCGCCGTCACCGTCGAGACCGTCTCCGACACCCTCGGCATCACCAAGTTCCCCACCGCGCAGTCCGGCCTGGCCACCCTGCGCGGCCGGCGCATCGCCGACCTCATCGAGAAGCAGCCCGGCCTCGACCCGAAGGACGCCGCCACCCAGCTGGGCTACCCCAACATCACCCACCGCGGCGCCATCACGGTCGCCGAGCGGGAGCTCCGCGCCCGCAGCGCCCAGCCGTACCTGCAGCACACCGCCGACGTCCTGGCCGCCGCGGGCATCGCCCAGCAGGCGCAGGTGGAGATGCGCCAGCTCGACGGAGAGCACGTCGCCGCCGCCGTACTGCTCAACACGGATCAGCCGGCCGCGGCCGTGGTGTGGGACGACCGCTCCGGGTGGCGGACCTCGACCAGCCGCCGGCACCCCATCGGCAAGGCCACCGACACCCCGCCCGAGGGCGAGGGAATCCGCTACCTGGGCAGCGGGCTCCGGCCCGAGCCCGAAGAGCTCCTCGCCGCCCTGCGCGACGGCCGCAAGGGCACCAAGCGCCCCCACACCAATCCCTGA
- a CDS encoding HIT family protein, whose amino-acid sequence MTDRRPRPAPRAEPRTQESGAPLREQGRPATQTVDHLHLHVVPRQEGDILPLPWTPQHAARAAEQGTATP is encoded by the coding sequence ATGACCGACCGTCGGCCGCGTCCCGCCCCAAGAGCGGAGCCCCGGACTCAGGAGTCCGGGGCTCCGCTGCGGGAACAGGGCCGACCAGCCACACAGACCGTCGACCACCTCCACCTGCACGTCGTTCCCCGCCAGGAGGGCGACATCCTTCCCCTGCCATGGACCCCGCAGCACGCTGCCCGCGCCGCCGAGCAGGGCACGGCCACTCCGTGA
- a CDS encoding DEAD/DEAH box helicase family protein — protein sequence MPLDWDRIGTGDSEALLRPRDIYSGLADRPWPYLRHEQGEVLDAWFDRRDDRDVVIKQNTGGGKTAVGLLIAQSTLNEGIGKAVYLAPDNYLVKQVRAEARKLDIATTEDPQDPGFLAARTVLVTNYQKLINGKSQFGVVGDGKQPLDLGVVVVDDAHAALARTEDQFRLRVPFGHDAYQDLLDLFREDLRHQAPNALADLEARDFSALATIPFWAWSDKNEQVLKILHPHRGGDAFKFAWPLIAHVLPLCSATATSTAIEIRPSCPPIDRIPSFARARRRVYLTATLADDSALVTDFQADPALVARPITPGSAADLGERMILAPIALNTDLDNDAVRQLARQYADGDRDGDGVRDADPINVVVLVPSDQAAAAWKPYADRTHHVQDLAAGVKELQEGHVGLVVMVNKYDGVDLPADACRLLILDGIPRPLDAVERRESVALADSPVRLAREIQRIEQGMGRGVRDSEDYCAVLLLGANLALALHEPRHLQLFSPATQAQLALSREIAEQIHGAGLDDVRQVLEACLARDPRWTGRSRRALAEIRYTQLGTVRPEAVALREAFDLAVTGLTEKAADRLQKTMNALDDKPLRGWLREQKAAYLHQTNAVSAQQSLVTAVGENQFVLRPLAGVASAQIKPAVVQARAAAEFLANEYADGITLVLGIKKILEDVVWEVEERSDDAEHAWYRLGLHLGFVSTRPEKQEGKGPDNLWALTSKEFAVTELKTGCVTDTIAKKDLGQLGVSVDWCTAKHPEVKALPVMLHRSRTADQYGTPVPGMRVVTPAKYELLRTAVMKYATALAGDLGNWGEEQAVTAQLAQNKLTGAVFFSTYAETCRTTP from the coding sequence ATGCCGCTGGACTGGGATCGGATCGGCACGGGGGACAGCGAGGCCCTTCTGAGGCCACGGGACATCTATTCCGGGCTGGCCGACCGCCCGTGGCCCTACCTGCGCCACGAGCAAGGCGAAGTCCTCGACGCATGGTTCGACCGGCGTGACGACCGCGACGTGGTGATCAAGCAGAACACCGGAGGCGGCAAGACCGCGGTCGGCCTGCTGATCGCCCAGAGCACCCTCAACGAGGGCATCGGCAAGGCCGTGTACCTGGCGCCGGACAACTACCTCGTCAAGCAGGTCCGCGCGGAAGCGCGCAAGCTCGACATCGCCACGACCGAAGACCCCCAGGACCCTGGGTTCCTCGCGGCGCGGACCGTCCTGGTGACGAACTACCAGAAGCTGATCAACGGCAAGTCCCAGTTCGGCGTTGTCGGCGACGGCAAGCAGCCGCTCGACCTCGGCGTCGTCGTGGTCGACGATGCCCACGCCGCACTCGCGCGGACCGAGGACCAGTTCCGGCTCCGCGTACCCTTCGGCCACGATGCCTACCAGGACCTGCTGGACCTCTTCCGCGAGGACCTGCGCCACCAGGCCCCGAACGCCTTGGCCGACCTTGAAGCGCGGGACTTCAGCGCGCTGGCCACCATCCCCTTCTGGGCGTGGTCGGACAAGAACGAGCAGGTCCTGAAGATCCTGCACCCGCACCGTGGCGGCGACGCCTTCAAGTTCGCGTGGCCGCTGATCGCGCACGTCCTGCCCCTGTGCTCCGCGACGGCGACGTCCACGGCGATCGAGATCCGGCCCTCGTGCCCGCCGATCGACCGCATCCCCTCCTTCGCCCGAGCCCGTCGCCGCGTCTACCTCACCGCCACCCTGGCCGACGACAGTGCCCTGGTCACCGACTTCCAGGCCGACCCCGCCCTGGTCGCCCGGCCGATCACACCGGGCAGCGCGGCCGATCTCGGCGAACGGATGATCCTCGCGCCCATCGCCCTCAACACGGACCTCGACAACGACGCCGTGCGTCAGCTGGCCCGTCAGTACGCGGACGGTGACCGGGACGGCGACGGCGTGCGCGACGCCGACCCGATCAACGTCGTCGTCCTCGTACCCAGCGACCAGGCCGCGGCCGCCTGGAAGCCCTACGCCGACCGCACCCACCACGTGCAGGACCTCGCGGCCGGAGTGAAGGAGCTCCAGGAAGGCCACGTGGGTCTGGTCGTCATGGTCAACAAGTACGACGGCGTCGACTTGCCTGCCGACGCCTGCCGCCTGCTCATCCTCGACGGCATTCCCCGGCCCCTCGACGCCGTGGAACGCCGCGAGTCCGTGGCCCTGGCCGACAGCCCCGTCCGCCTCGCCCGGGAAATCCAGCGGATCGAGCAGGGCATGGGCCGCGGCGTCCGGGACAGCGAGGACTACTGCGCGGTCCTCCTCCTCGGTGCGAACCTCGCACTCGCCCTCCACGAACCCCGACACCTGCAGCTGTTCTCGCCCGCGACCCAGGCCCAACTTGCCCTCAGCCGGGAAATCGCCGAGCAGATCCACGGCGCCGGCTTGGACGACGTACGCCAGGTCCTCGAAGCGTGCCTGGCCCGAGACCCCCGGTGGACCGGACGCAGCCGCCGCGCCCTGGCCGAGATCCGCTACACCCAGCTCGGCACCGTGCGCCCGGAGGCGGTGGCGCTGCGCGAAGCCTTCGACCTGGCTGTCACTGGCCTCACGGAAAAGGCGGCCGACCGCCTCCAGAAGACGATGAACGCCCTCGACGACAAGCCGCTGCGCGGGTGGCTGCGCGAGCAGAAGGCCGCCTACCTCCACCAGACCAACGCTGTTTCCGCCCAACAGAGCTTGGTTACCGCCGTCGGCGAGAACCAGTTCGTCCTGCGCCCCCTCGCCGGCGTAGCCTCCGCCCAGATCAAGCCGGCCGTCGTACAGGCGCGCGCTGCGGCCGAGTTCCTGGCCAACGAGTACGCCGACGGCATCACCCTGGTGCTCGGCATCAAGAAGATCCTCGAAGACGTGGTCTGGGAGGTCGAAGAGCGATCGGACGACGCCGAACATGCCTGGTACCGCTTGGGCCTCCACCTCGGATTCGTCAGTACCCGGCCCGAGAAGCAGGAGGGCAAGGGCCCGGACAACCTCTGGGCCCTGACCTCGAAGGAGTTCGCCGTAACGGAACTCAAGACGGGCTGCGTGACGGACACCATCGCCAAGAAGGACCTGGGGCAGCTCGGCGTCAGCGTCGACTGGTGCACCGCGAAGCACCCAGAGGTCAAGGCCCTGCCGGTGATGCTGCACCGGAGCCGCACCGCCGACCAGTACGGCACCCCCGTGCCCGGCATGCGGGTGGTCACGCCAGCGAAGTACGAGCTGCTGCGCACGGCGGTCATGAAGTACGCCACCGCACTCGCGGGCGACCTCGGGAATTGGGGCGAAGAGCAGGCCGTCACCGCGCAGCTCGCGCAGAACAAGCTGACCGGCGCCGTCTTCTTCTCCACCTACGCCGAGACCTGCCGGACGACCCCGTAG
- a CDS encoding HIT family protein encodes MKTCVFCSIAAGQAPAVIVREWPDALAIRPRTGGVTDGHVMVLPRVHVADAGSDPEVTAAVYRRAAELMAELPAANLITSKGTEATQSVFHLHVHVVPRQDGDNLPLPWTPQHAARAAAQNGASS; translated from the coding sequence GTGAAGACCTGCGTCTTCTGCTCCATCGCCGCCGGCCAGGCTCCGGCCGTCATCGTCCGGGAATGGCCCGACGCCCTCGCGATCCGCCCGCGCACCGGTGGCGTGACCGACGGCCACGTCATGGTCCTGCCGCGCGTCCACGTCGCCGACGCCGGCAGCGACCCGGAGGTGACCGCCGCGGTGTACCGCCGCGCCGCCGAGCTGATGGCCGAGCTCCCCGCCGCCAACCTCATCACCTCGAAGGGCACCGAGGCGACCCAGTCCGTCTTCCACCTGCACGTCCACGTCGTCCCCCGCCAGGACGGCGACAACCTGCCCCTGCCCTGGACCCCGCAGCACGCCGCCCGCGCCGCCGCGCAGAACGGAGCCTCCTCATGA
- a CDS encoding WYL domain-containing protein, whose protein sequence is MSNSMKITAGQTVTRTLTALIRAMDGQRATTITYVDSKGEESVRTVEIHNILTTAKGEIIVKAMCRARGEMRTFSLEGIKAYTVHRIRFVLAVPEEKVGEAFPVAHFVSSAERLIDLELERDYPAPKLKLAA, encoded by the coding sequence GTGTCGAACTCCATGAAGATCACCGCCGGTCAGACCGTCACCCGCACCCTGACCGCCCTGATCCGCGCCATGGACGGCCAGCGCGCCACGACCATCACCTACGTCGACAGCAAGGGCGAGGAGTCGGTGCGCACCGTCGAGATCCACAACATCCTCACCACCGCCAAGGGGGAGATCATCGTCAAGGCGATGTGCCGCGCCCGGGGCGAGATGCGCACCTTCAGCCTGGAGGGGATCAAGGCGTACACCGTCCACCGCATCCGCTTCGTGCTCGCCGTCCCGGAGGAGAAGGTGGGGGAGGCGTTCCCGGTCGCGCACTTCGTGTCCAGCGCTGAGCGGCTGATCGACCTGGAGCTGGAGCGCGACTACCCGGCGCCCAAGCTGAAGCTCGCCGCGTAG
- a CDS encoding DUF6248 family natural product biosynthesis protein, with amino-acid sequence MNETRSAAGQQPAERHIIHPVIRRPQRTLTSEEREIVRGISNLNFQGALIMGIVDPVPNPSPMDETEGAWVRGRVWPAYLQEIERKYPFGFARWAMCERGTCWNCLAGRCDLCVHRQEGGPHVDGNTDWVRDGRGRCVAKLILRPGGEPCVWWCRCACPKSDMPPAEPAAAADSAAAPEEAAAPPGEAAPGAAGVEATRPTTERSTPSSDGDPRAEGGAPLQK; translated from the coding sequence ATGAACGAGACCCGCAGCGCTGCTGGCCAGCAGCCGGCGGAGCGGCACATCATTCACCCGGTCATCCGCCGTCCGCAGCGCACCCTCACGTCGGAGGAGCGCGAGATCGTACGGGGGATCTCCAATCTGAACTTCCAGGGCGCCCTGATCATGGGCATCGTGGACCCGGTCCCCAACCCGTCGCCGATGGACGAGACCGAGGGCGCCTGGGTGCGCGGGCGGGTGTGGCCCGCCTACCTCCAGGAGATCGAGCGCAAGTACCCCTTCGGCTTCGCCCGGTGGGCCATGTGCGAACGGGGCACCTGCTGGAACTGCCTGGCCGGCCGTTGCGACCTGTGCGTCCACCGGCAGGAAGGCGGCCCGCACGTGGACGGCAATACCGACTGGGTGCGAGACGGGCGCGGCCGGTGCGTCGCCAAGCTGATCCTGCGGCCCGGCGGCGAGCCGTGCGTGTGGTGGTGCCGGTGCGCGTGCCCCAAGAGCGACATGCCCCCGGCGGAGCCCGCGGCTGCGGCCGACAGCGCGGCCGCACCGGAGGAGGCTGCCGCGCCGCCAGGTGAAGCCGCGCCGGGGGCCGCCGGGGTGGAGGCCACGCGGCCGACGACGGAGCGCAGTACGCCCTCTTCTGACGGTGATCCGCGCGCCGAGGGCGGGGCACCCTTGCAGAAGTGA
- a CDS encoding DUF6409 family protein, producing MTVATASTTQTVLEPGTVVRTPRYDEGKNTGVRRAIVLGLWNEKEPKDGYRVWFYTLGAPSFVPRTLGMAFANEPTVVGTVDDMSERTLLRLHRWLRDLDQFSKVRYRIQKAGLRLRANRLGR from the coding sequence ATGACCGTCGCCACCGCCTCCACCACCCAGACCGTTCTGGAGCCGGGCACGGTCGTGCGCACCCCCCGCTACGACGAGGGCAAGAACACCGGCGTCCGCCGGGCCATCGTCCTCGGCCTCTGGAACGAGAAGGAGCCGAAGGACGGGTACCGCGTGTGGTTCTACACGCTCGGCGCCCCCTCCTTCGTGCCGAGGACGCTGGGCATGGCGTTCGCCAACGAGCCCACCGTGGTCGGCACGGTCGACGACATGTCCGAGCGCACGCTGCTCCGCCTCCACCGGTGGCTGCGGGACCTCGACCAGTTCTCCAAGGTGCGGTACCGCATCCAGAAGGCGGGCCTTCGACTCCGCGCCAACCGCCTGGGCCGGTAG